One window from the genome of Rufibacter tibetensis encodes:
- a CDS encoding efflux RND transporter permease subunit has product MIGKLISFSLRNRMIVLLIAAGMFGWGVYSVTTNKVDAIPDLSENQVIVFTEWMGRSPQIIEDQVTYPLVTNLQGMPQVKYVRGVSMFGMSFIYIIFEDQADIYWARERVLERLNYANRLLPEGAIPTLGPDGTGVGHILWYTLDAPGMDLGEQRAIQDWYVKFSLQNVPGVSEIASFGGFQKQYQITVDPNKLTYYNLSVPQVMAAVRANNNESGGRKFEMSDIGYIIKTTGYLKSTEEIENIPIVTQNTIPVSVRDIATVQMTGETRLGIFDLNGEGEAVGGIVVMRYGENAEEVIRNVKTKMEEVSAGLPKGVKFNIVYDRSGLINESVDSVKTTLIEEMLVASAIVFLFLFHWRSALIIIIQLPLSIAIGFILLNAFGITSNIMSLTGIALSIGVIVDDAIVMVENAYRHLADAQTQEEHG; this is encoded by the coding sequence TCTGCGCAACCGGATGATCGTGCTGCTGATTGCGGCAGGCATGTTCGGGTGGGGAGTATATTCAGTAACCACCAACAAAGTGGATGCCATCCCGGATCTCTCAGAGAACCAGGTCATCGTGTTCACCGAGTGGATGGGCCGCAGCCCACAGATCATAGAGGACCAGGTAACTTACCCGTTGGTGACCAACCTACAGGGCATGCCGCAGGTGAAATATGTGCGTGGAGTATCCATGTTCGGGATGAGCTTCATTTACATCATCTTCGAGGACCAGGCCGATATCTACTGGGCACGGGAAAGGGTATTGGAGCGCCTGAACTACGCCAACCGCTTGCTTCCAGAGGGGGCTATCCCTACCCTGGGACCGGACGGAACGGGCGTGGGTCACATCCTCTGGTACACGCTGGACGCCCCGGGCATGGACCTGGGCGAGCAGCGGGCGATCCAGGACTGGTACGTCAAGTTCTCCCTCCAGAACGTACCGGGCGTAAGTGAGATCGCCTCCTTCGGGGGATTTCAGAAGCAGTATCAAATCACAGTTGACCCTAACAAACTAACCTATTACAACCTGTCAGTGCCCCAGGTGATGGCGGCAGTACGGGCTAACAACAACGAGAGCGGGGGCCGCAAGTTCGAGATGAGTGACATCGGCTACATCATCAAGACCACCGGGTACCTCAAATCAACAGAAGAAATAGAGAACATCCCAATTGTTACCCAGAACACCATTCCGGTGAGTGTGCGCGACATAGCCACCGTGCAGATGACGGGCGAGACCCGTCTGGGGATCTTTGACCTCAACGGCGAAGGCGAGGCCGTGGGAGGCATTGTGGTGATGCGTTACGGTGAGAACGCCGAGGAGGTGATCCGAAACGTCAAGACAAAGATGGAGGAGGTCTCCGCCGGTCTTCCCAAGGGCGTCAAGTTCAACATCGTCTATGACCGCAGCGGACTGATCAATGAGTCGGTAGACTCGGTAAAAACCACTTTGATAGAGGAGATGCTGGTGGCCTCCGCCATCGTGTTCCTGTTTCTCTTCCACTGGCGCAGTGCGCTCATCATCATCATCCAACTCCCCCTGTCCATCGCCATCGGCTTCATCCTTCTGAATGCCTTCGGGATTACCTCCAACATCATGTCCCTGACCGGTATCGCCCTGTCAATCGGGGTGATCGTGGATGATGCCATTGTGATGGTGGAGAACGCTTACCGGCATCTGGCCGATGCCCAAACCCAAGAAGAACATGGATAA
- a CDS encoding efflux RND transporter permease subunit, which translates to MDKQTRLSIIEKSSKQVGPSVFWSTIIIITSFLPVFLLTGQEGRLFSPLAWTKTFILIVDAFVAITVTPVLLSLLLNGKFKPESANPINRGLEKVYSPILRWCLEWRKTTIGINLLALLISIPMLMSLGSEFMPPLDESSILFMPVTLPDISNSEAKRILQVQDKIIKSMPEVAQVLGKAGRASTATDNSPVSMIETIIQLKPQSEWREGMTKQKIIAELDQKLQIPGVINGWTQPIINRINMLATGIRTDVGVKVYGQNLDSIAVVSEKVRNALQGVEGVKDLYIEPVTGGKYLEIQTRREELGRYGLSVDDVNSVVESALGGMTIGNTIEGRQRFSINLRLAQEYRNSLDRISRIPIKSATSGTVPLSAVADVRFVDGPPMIVSENAQLRGAVLFNVRDRDLGSTVQEAIQKLNGEMTDLPNGYRLEWSGQWENQIRANQTLKIIIPLVILIIFLILYFSFKSFKEALLNLVTIPFALIGGVFIVYFYGINLSVAVAVGFIALFGMAVETGMLMVVYLNEAMNELVAKKGNSNQTITKQDIREYVFQGAAKRLRPKIMTVSVSLFGLIPVLWATGVGTDVMLPIVLPLIGGVFTSSIHILLVTPVVFEMTKEYELRKHGKLEIYDVKH; encoded by the coding sequence ATGGATAAGCAGACGCGCCTTTCAATCATAGAGAAATCCTCCAAGCAGGTTGGCCCCAGCGTGTTTTGGAGTACCATTATTATTATCACCTCCTTCCTGCCAGTGTTCCTATTGACCGGGCAAGAAGGAAGGCTGTTCAGCCCCCTTGCCTGGACCAAAACCTTTATCCTGATTGTGGATGCCTTTGTGGCCATCACGGTAACCCCTGTACTGCTTTCCCTATTGCTCAATGGCAAGTTTAAACCGGAGAGTGCCAACCCTATCAACCGCGGGTTGGAGAAGGTCTACTCGCCTATTCTGCGTTGGTGCCTGGAGTGGCGCAAGACCACCATCGGCATCAACCTCCTGGCCTTGCTCATCAGCATCCCGATGCTGATGAGCCTGGGATCGGAGTTCATGCCCCCGCTGGATGAGAGTTCCATCCTGTTCATGCCAGTTACGCTACCGGACATCTCCAACTCAGAGGCAAAACGAATCCTGCAGGTGCAGGACAAGATTATCAAGTCCATGCCGGAGGTGGCACAGGTGTTGGGCAAGGCCGGACGGGCCAGTACCGCTACCGACAACTCCCCAGTCAGCATGATTGAGACCATCATCCAGCTTAAACCGCAGTCAGAGTGGCGTGAAGGCATGACCAAACAAAAAATCATTGCCGAACTGGACCAGAAACTCCAGATACCGGGTGTGATTAACGGCTGGACGCAACCCATCATCAACCGGATCAACATGCTGGCCACCGGCATCCGGACCGACGTGGGGGTGAAAGTCTACGGCCAGAACCTGGACTCCATCGCGGTGGTGTCGGAGAAGGTGCGAAATGCCCTGCAGGGAGTGGAGGGCGTAAAGGACCTGTACATAGAACCCGTGACCGGAGGGAAGTACCTGGAGATACAGACCCGCCGTGAAGAGCTAGGCCGTTACGGGCTGTCGGTGGATGACGTAAACAGCGTGGTGGAGTCTGCTTTAGGTGGGATGACCATCGGGAATACCATTGAGGGACGCCAGCGGTTCTCCATCAACCTGCGCCTGGCGCAGGAGTACCGCAACAGCCTAGACCGCATCAGCCGCATCCCCATCAAGTCAGCCACGTCTGGAACTGTGCCTTTGTCAGCCGTCGCTGACGTTCGTTTCGTGGATGGCCCCCCCATGATCGTCTCCGAGAACGCGCAGTTGCGCGGAGCAGTCCTGTTCAACGTGCGGGACCGGGACCTGGGCAGCACCGTACAGGAAGCAATTCAAAAATTGAACGGGGAAATGACGGACCTCCCGAACGGCTACCGCCTGGAGTGGAGCGGGCAGTGGGAAAACCAGATCCGGGCGAACCAAACCCTGAAGATCATCATTCCCCTGGTCATCCTTATCATTTTCCTGATCCTGTACTTCTCCTTCAAGTCCTTCAAAGAAGCCTTGCTGAACCTCGTTACCATCCCCTTCGCTTTGATCGGCGGGGTTTTCATTGTGTACTTCTACGGGATCAACCTGTCCGTAGCGGTGGCGGTGGGCTTCATTGCCCTGTTCGGGATGGCGGTGGAGACCGGGATGCTGATGGTGGTGTACCTGAACGAGGCTATGAATGAATTGGTAGCTAAGAAAGGTAATTCCAACCAGACGATCACCAAGCAGGACATCCGGGAATATGTCTTCCAGGGGGCGGCCAAGAGACTGCGCCCGAAGATCATGACCGTCTCTGTCTCACTTTTTGGTCTGATTCCCGTGCTGTGGGCCACAGGGGTAGGCACAGATGTGATGCTGCCCATCGTGTTGCCTTTGATTGGCGGGGTGTTCACCTCCTCTATCCACATCCTGCTGGTGACCCCAGTGGTGTTTGAAATGACGAAAGAATATGAACTGAGGAAACACGGCAAACTAGAGATCTACGATGTTAAACACTAG
- a CDS encoding TolC family protein, which yields MLNTRIYLAALLLLLVTAASGQTPVLPLDTVLNRISRNNPMLQEFELRAQAQNAMAKGARSQMAPMVGAGVFMYPYPGQMPMEGEEMGGKNNAMYMTAVEQDIMNPAKLKAREKYQFSKAAIEEAGRDYTFNQLRAQAKTAYYQWVVLEKKRSVLLESQRIMQFMLKLGKVRYPYNQSSLGSIYKAEGRLGEVENMLVMNESEITMRNIQLNMLMNLPPENRFRIDSTAQAPEPAALPDSSSLSAARSDIRQIDRTIESMQLNLRLENLQRKPDFGIRFENMMPRDRMMPQSFTLMGMVSIPIAPWSSKMYKANSKAMSLEIQGMQKGRENLLNEARNMVASMALELQTKRTQVQNYEKKIIPALRRNYETTLLGYEQNTGQLPLVIDAWEALNMAQMEYLNNLEQLYLIGVNYEKELEK from the coding sequence ATGTTAAACACTAGAATATACTTAGCTGCCTTGCTGCTGTTGCTGGTGACTGCGGCTAGCGGCCAGACGCCGGTGCTTCCGTTGGACACCGTCCTGAACCGGATCTCCCGTAACAACCCCATGCTTCAAGAGTTTGAACTCCGCGCCCAAGCGCAGAACGCCATGGCGAAGGGGGCAAGGAGCCAGATGGCACCCATGGTAGGTGCCGGGGTGTTCATGTACCCCTACCCAGGGCAGATGCCTATGGAGGGGGAAGAGATGGGAGGCAAGAACAACGCCATGTACATGACTGCCGTGGAGCAGGACATCATGAACCCCGCCAAGCTGAAAGCCAGGGAAAAGTACCAGTTTTCCAAGGCTGCCATAGAGGAGGCTGGCCGGGACTACACCTTTAACCAACTTCGGGCGCAGGCCAAAACTGCCTATTACCAATGGGTGGTGCTGGAGAAGAAACGGTCTGTGCTGCTGGAAAGCCAGCGCATCATGCAGTTCATGCTCAAGCTGGGTAAGGTCCGCTATCCCTATAACCAAAGCTCACTAGGCAGTATCTACAAAGCCGAAGGGCGGTTGGGTGAGGTGGAGAACATGCTCGTGATGAACGAGAGCGAGATCACCATGCGTAACATCCAGCTGAACATGCTGATGAACCTCCCCCCGGAAAACCGCTTTCGCATTGATTCCACCGCCCAGGCTCCTGAGCCGGCGGCCCTCCCCGATTCCTCCTCTTTGAGTGCGGCCCGCAGCGACATCCGCCAGATAGACCGCACCATTGAGTCCATGCAACTCAACCTGCGTCTGGAGAACCTGCAGCGCAAGCCGGACTTCGGCATCCGGTTCGAGAACATGATGCCCCGCGACAGGATGATGCCGCAGTCTTTCACCCTGATGGGGATGGTCTCCATCCCTATTGCTCCCTGGTCTTCCAAGATGTACAAGGCCAACAGCAAGGCAATGTCCCTGGAGATACAGGGCATGCAGAAGGGACGGGAGAACCTGTTGAACGAGGCCCGCAACATGGTAGCCAGCATGGCCCTGGAACTGCAGACCAAGCGCACGCAGGTGCAGAACTACGAAAAGAAGATCATCCCGGCCCTGCGCCGCAACTACGAGACCACCCTGCTGGGCTATGAGCAGAACACGGGACAGTTGCCCCTAGTGATCGACGCCTGGGAAGCCCTGAACATGGCGCAGATGGAATACCTCAACAACCTGGAACAACTTTACCTGATTGGTGTCAATTATGAGAAAGAACTGGAAAAATAA
- a CDS encoding efflux RND transporter periplasmic adaptor subunit — protein sequence MRKNWKNKLLGLLILLLPFSFSACQDKQKDGTEAGQHMEYTCPMHPQIVQDKPGSCPICGMDLVAKQPANSPAAPVSANLNYLLQPANQTVVSSVHTTQPEQRQVEKEITMSGVVAYDTRRQYIIPARFGGRIEKLYVQFNYQPVRKGQKLYDIYSPELVTAQKELLYLVRNDPGNASLIQGAKQKLRLLGATEGQVSQLIRTGKETYTFSVYSPYNGYVLDPSVTATPPTAPTAASAPGGDGMERMGGTSSPAIGGGSSSNQESPGQGAGFAVREGMYVTTGQALLKVVDASQVWAQFNVASALVGQLRKGTPITITFNHLPGKTLSSVVNLVEPVFDAGENFARVRALLPAQEKTLLIGQLLTGKTTYSTGSALWVPKEAVLDLGTQSVAFLKVNGVFKPTAVRVGQRADDIIEVAQGLTAKDVIAANAQFLVDSESFIRVADNNR from the coding sequence ATGAGAAAGAACTGGAAAAATAAACTTCTGGGACTGCTGATCCTGTTGTTGCCTTTCTCCTTTAGCGCCTGCCAGGACAAGCAAAAGGACGGAACGGAGGCCGGGCAACACATGGAGTACACCTGTCCCATGCACCCGCAGATTGTACAAGACAAACCCGGCTCCTGCCCTATCTGCGGCATGGACCTGGTGGCCAAGCAACCGGCCAACTCGCCCGCCGCTCCCGTGAGTGCGAACCTAAACTACCTACTGCAACCGGCTAACCAGACGGTGGTCTCCTCAGTGCACACAACCCAGCCGGAGCAAAGGCAGGTAGAGAAAGAGATCACCATGAGCGGGGTAGTGGCCTATGACACCAGGCGACAGTACATAATCCCGGCCCGTTTCGGAGGGCGCATTGAGAAGCTGTACGTGCAGTTCAACTACCAACCGGTCCGCAAGGGACAGAAACTCTACGACATCTACAGCCCTGAATTGGTGACCGCCCAGAAAGAGCTGCTGTACCTAGTGCGAAATGATCCAGGCAATGCCTCCCTTATCCAGGGGGCAAAGCAGAAACTACGGCTGCTGGGAGCCACAGAAGGCCAGGTCAGCCAATTGATCCGCACCGGGAAAGAAACTTATACCTTCTCTGTCTATAGCCCTTACAACGGCTACGTACTGGACCCTTCTGTCACAGCAACTCCTCCCACAGCTCCCACTGCCGCTTCTGCCCCTGGTGGCGACGGGATGGAGCGCATGGGAGGCACCTCCAGCCCTGCCATAGGTGGAGGTAGCTCTAGCAACCAGGAATCACCGGGGCAGGGTGCCGGTTTCGCGGTCCGGGAGGGCATGTATGTGACCACGGGCCAGGCCCTGCTCAAGGTGGTAGACGCCTCGCAAGTGTGGGCCCAGTTCAACGTGGCTAGCGCTCTGGTAGGTCAGCTACGGAAAGGGACGCCAATCACCATCACCTTCAACCATCTACCTGGTAAGACTTTGTCATCCGTTGTGAACCTGGTGGAACCGGTTTTTGATGCGGGAGAGAACTTTGCCCGGGTGCGGGCGTTGCTTCCGGCGCAGGAGAAAACCCTTTTGATCGGCCAACTCCTCACAGGTAAAACAACCTACAGCACCGGCTCCGCCCTGTGGGTCCCCAAAGAGGCGGTGCTGGACCTAGGAACCCAGTCCGTGGCCTTCCTCAAAGTCAACGGGGTGTTTAAACCGACGGCCGTTCGGGTGGGGCAGCGCGCGGATGATATAATCGAGGTAGCGCAGGGCCTTACCGCCAAAGACGTAATCGCTGCCAATGCCCAGTTCCTGGTAGACAGCGAAAGTTTCATTAGGGTAGCAGACAACAACAGATGA